The following coding sequences are from one Arachis hypogaea cultivar Tifrunner chromosome 7, arahy.Tifrunner.gnm2.J5K5, whole genome shotgun sequence window:
- the LOC112703262 gene encoding uncharacterized protein, producing the protein MQTATRAEAERLLGIAEKLLHTRDLNGSREFAILAQETEPLLEGSDQILAIVEVLLAADNRPNAATSHPHHHQLDWYGILQVDRRTNDLDLIKRNYRRLALLLHPDKSRFAYADHAFKLVADAWAVLSDPIKKSNYDKELSFFSRVDLSVPGWVQQDKLPVRRTGPGPGPGPGPSARTNNSSNTISFDGMNISMTNNTPASAARNEIAADENSNARQRQGQNRSGNFWTACPYCYRLYEYPRVYEGCCLRCQNCDRSFHGISIPSLPPLVPGQDAYYCCWGFFPMGFVVGNVGSAEKEPAPAPVPVTVAPPQSASSLPNWMPAAAVQENGGNVAVSVAAPTPARVAARGSISNGVAGSGPRKRGRPRKYPLQS; encoded by the coding sequence ATGCAAACGGCAACGAGAGCAGAAGCCGAACGTCTACTCGGGATCGCAGAAAAGCTCCTGCACACCCGCGATCTCAACGGCTCCCGCGAATTCGCCATCCTCGCCCAAGAAACCGAACCTCTTCTAGAAGGTTCCGACCAGATCCTCGCCATCGTCGAAGTCCTCTTAGCCGCTGATAACCGTCCAAACGCCGCCACCAGCCACCCCCACCACCACCAACTCGATTGGTACGGCATCCTCCAGGTGGACCGCCGCACCAACGACCTCGACCTCATCAAGCGCAACTACCGCCGCCTCGCTCTCCTCCTCCACCCTGACAAGAGCCGCTTTGCGTACGCCGACCACGCCTTTAAGCTCGTTGCCGACGCCTGGGCGGTGCTCTCGGACCCAATCAAGAAGTCCAACTACGACAAGGAGCTCTCCTTCTTCTCCCGAGTCGACCTCTCCGTTCCCGGCTGGGTCCAGCAAGACAAGCTCCCGGTCCGTAGAACGGGACCTGGGCCTGGTCCAGGGCCAggcccaagcgccaggacaaatAATAGCAGTAACACCATAAGCTTCGACGGGATGAATATCAGCATGACTAATAACACGCCTGCGTCCGCCGCGAGGAACGAGATTGCGGCGGACGAGAATTCGAACGCGAGGCAGCGGCAGGGGCAGAACAGATCGGGAAATTTCTGGACCGCGTGTCCGTACTGCTATAGGTTGTATGAGTACCCTAGGGTTTACGAGGGATGCTGCTTGAGGTGCCAGAATTGTGACAGGTCCTTCCATGGGATCTCGATTCCTTCGCTGCCCCCACTGGTGCCGGGGCAGGATGCCTATTATTGCTGCTGGGGGTTCTTTCCGATGGGGTTTGTGGTTGGGAATGTGGGATCTGCGGAGAAAGAGCCTGCGCCGGCGCCGGTTCCAGTCACGGTTGCACCTCCACAGTCTGCGTCCTCACTTCCGAATTGGATGCCTGCCGCGGCTGTTCAGGAGAATGGGGGAAATGTTGCTGTGTCGGTTGCAGCGCCTACGCCTGCGAGGGTAGCTGCCAGAGGAAGTATTTCGAATGGAGTTGCTGGATCTGGGCCGAGGAAGCGAGGGAGGCCTCGGAAGTATCCCTTGCAGTCATGA